The Clostridium chauvoei genome has a window encoding:
- a CDS encoding SEC-C metal-binding domain-containing protein, with the protein MNNDINKIQEDILKADIRKAEKIWKAMDENSSLEYHLDRMTKEELVKVASKYNVRGITSLKKADAVLKVKEGIVNNIDSVLNLLDEDGVEYIEELIRLKGIKNYKCSELIDANYFRNRGLMFTGMIDKKLNIILPEEVYKILKDKLTDNLKERAKNNTEIIKLFSGMVYFYGVLTFDKFKELVQSYIDFSIDDMDINTLIINGEELGFDYQIEGDLAYHIDVEEPLAILKEQEDNKEINYIKIDKKTLIKASRPDFIEECKQGEKLEKVMGQLFVIDKKILKEEIDSFSIAIKNEVALEEAIETFLEAYEIESDEEKNIFTAELTKLAKSIKRWALKGHTEKEIENNKKTIVNEEKIGRNDPCPCGSNKKYKKCCGR; encoded by the coding sequence TTGAATAATGATATAAATAAAATTCAAGAAGATATTTTAAAAGCTGATATTAGAAAAGCAGAAAAAATATGGAAGGCTATGGATGAAAATTCATCTTTAGAATACCATTTAGATAGAATGACAAAGGAAGAACTTGTAAAGGTAGCATCAAAATATAATGTAAGAGGAATTACTTCATTAAAAAAAGCAGATGCAGTTTTAAAAGTTAAAGAAGGAATTGTAAACAACATAGATTCAGTATTAAACCTTCTAGATGAAGATGGAGTAGAATATATTGAAGAACTAATAAGACTAAAAGGAATAAAAAATTATAAATGTAGTGAACTTATAGATGCAAACTATTTTAGAAATAGAGGATTAATGTTTACAGGTATGATTGATAAAAAACTAAATATAATTTTACCTGAAGAAGTATATAAAATATTAAAAGATAAGTTAACTGATAACTTAAAGGAAAGAGCTAAAAATAATACAGAAATTATTAAACTATTTTCAGGAATGGTTTATTTTTATGGTGTTTTAACTTTTGATAAGTTTAAAGAATTAGTTCAAAGTTATATAGATTTTTCAATTGATGATATGGATATAAATACTCTTATTATAAATGGAGAAGAGTTAGGATTCGACTATCAAATAGAGGGAGATTTAGCTTATCATATAGATGTAGAAGAACCTTTAGCTATATTAAAAGAGCAAGAGGATAATAAAGAAATCAATTATATTAAAATAGATAAAAAGACTCTTATTAAAGCTTCAAGACCAGACTTTATAGAAGAATGTAAACAAGGTGAAAAGCTTGAGAAGGTAATGGGACAATTATTTGTTATAGATAAAAAAATTCTTAAAGAAGAAATAGATAGTTTTTCAATAGCTATAAAAAATGAAGTAGCTTTAGAAGAGGCTATAGAAACTTTTTTAGAAGCTTATGAAATAGAATCTGATGAAGAGAAAAATATATTTACAGCTGAACTTACAAAGCTTGCAAAATCAATTAAAAGATGGGCTTTAAAAGGACATACAGAAAAAGAAATAGAAAATAATAAAAAGACTATAGTAAATGAAGAAAAAATAGGTAGAAATGATCCTTGTCCATGTGGAAGTAATAAAAAATACAAGAAGTGTTGTGGAAGATAG
- the clpA gene encoding ATP-dependent Clp protease ATP-binding subunit ClpA — protein sequence MYISQIVNDILIRAFNFAKDNKNEYVTPEHLLYAALDEEIFSKALIECNGNIDEIKKDLKNYIENYVDKIEGVEPEESIGVKDLIFIAGKQATFSESQIIDLEHIIAALYDLENSYAVYFLEKQGISKGDLLFNLCHREEEDEYLEDIQKENNKTTKSKNQDIIEKYAVNLTNLVKEEKQDPFIGREDIIERTIQILCRRTKNNPIHVGEPGVGKTAIILGLARLISEGNAPSKLENTEIFSVDIGSILAGTKYRGDFEERVKKLFDAIKEHENPIVYIDEIHNIVGAGALNGGALDGASLLKGYLLEGKIKFIGSTTYDEYKKHFEKDKALVRRFQTIEVKETSISETIKIIEGLKKNFEEYHNVKYTDKAIEIAVNLSNKYINDRFLPDKAIDIIDEAGAYVSMNNKNNSTNIIDEKVIEEIISKVCHIPKQTVESTEINSLRNLEKRLKENVFGQDLAIDEVSRCIKMSRAGLNDDNKPIASMLFVGPTGVGKTEIAKTLAKTLGIDLVRFDMSEYTEKHSASKLIGTPPGYVGYEEGGMLTDSIRKNPNCVLLLDEIEKAHSDILNVLLQVMDYATLTDNKGRKADFRNVIIIMTSNAGAKDIGKSLVGFGRREINFDAIDEEVKKVFTPEFRNRLDKIVTFNYINEEMAINIIKKEINKFKEKLLNKNVIMSFNDECISYLSEKGISREFGAREILRIINSSLKPLLIDEILFGDLSKGGKCNITIENGKFKLVIM from the coding sequence ATGTATATATCACAAATAGTAAATGATATTTTAATTAGGGCTTTTAATTTTGCAAAAGATAATAAAAATGAGTATGTAACTCCTGAGCATTTATTATATGCTGCTTTAGATGAGGAAATTTTTAGTAAAGCTTTAATAGAATGTAATGGAAATATAGATGAAATAAAAAAGGACTTAAAAAATTATATAGAGAATTATGTAGATAAAATAGAGGGAGTGGAACCAGAAGAAAGCATTGGGGTTAAAGACTTGATTTTCATAGCAGGGAAGCAAGCTACTTTTAGTGAAAGTCAAATAATAGATTTAGAACATATAATAGCGGCATTATATGATTTAGAAAATAGCTATGCTGTATATTTTTTAGAAAAGCAAGGTATATCTAAGGGCGATTTATTATTTAACTTATGTCATAGAGAGGAAGAGGATGAATATTTAGAAGATATACAAAAAGAAAACAATAAAACGACTAAAAGTAAAAATCAAGATATAATAGAAAAATATGCAGTGAATTTAACTAATCTAGTAAAAGAAGAAAAGCAAGACCCATTTATAGGCAGAGAAGATATAATAGAGCGAACTATACAAATTCTTTGTAGAAGAACTAAAAATAATCCTATTCATGTAGGAGAACCTGGAGTGGGAAAAACTGCTATAATTTTAGGACTTGCAAGGCTTATTTCTGAGGGAAATGCACCAAGTAAATTAGAAAATACAGAGATATTTTCTGTAGACATAGGATCTATACTAGCGGGTACTAAATATAGAGGTGATTTTGAGGAGAGAGTAAAAAAATTATTTGATGCTATAAAAGAACATGAAAATCCTATTGTATATATAGATGAAATTCATAATATAGTAGGGGCTGGGGCTTTAAATGGTGGAGCCTTAGATGGAGCATCATTACTTAAAGGTTACTTATTAGAAGGAAAAATAAAATTTATAGGATCAACAACTTATGATGAATATAAAAAGCATTTTGAAAAAGATAAAGCATTAGTTAGGAGATTTCAAACTATAGAGGTAAAAGAAACTTCTATTTCTGAAACTATTAAAATTATAGAAGGTCTTAAGAAAAATTTTGAAGAATATCATAATGTAAAATATACAGATAAAGCTATAGAAATAGCCGTAAATTTAAGTAATAAATATATAAATGATAGATTTTTACCAGATAAAGCTATAGATATAATAGATGAAGCTGGTGCATATGTTTCTATGAATAATAAAAACAATTCAACTAATATAATAGATGAAAAAGTTATAGAAGAAATTATATCTAAAGTTTGTCATATACCAAAACAAACAGTAGAAAGTACTGAAATTAATTCTTTAAGAAACTTAGAGAAAAGGTTAAAAGAGAATGTATTTGGGCAAGATTTAGCAATAGATGAGGTTTCAAGATGTATAAAGATGTCAAGGGCAGGATTAAATGATGATAATAAGCCAATTGCATCTATGTTATTTGTAGGACCTACAGGCGTTGGTAAAACTGAAATTGCAAAAACATTAGCAAAAACGCTTGGTATTGATTTAGTAAGATTTGATATGAGTGAATATACAGAAAAGCATTCAGCTTCAAAATTAATAGGAACACCACCAGGATATGTTGGCTATGAAGAAGGTGGAATGCTTACAGATTCCATAAGAAAAAACCCTAATTGTGTACTTTTACTTGATGAAATTGAAAAAGCACATAGTGACATATTAAATGTTTTATTACAAGTTATGGATTATGCAACCCTTACAGATAATAAAGGAAGAAAAGCTGACTTTAGAAATGTAATTATAATTATGACCTCTAATGCAGGGGCAAAGGATATAGGAAAATCCTTAGTTGGTTTTGGAAGAAGAGAAATAAACTTTGACGCTATAGATGAAGAGGTTAAAAAAGTCTTCACACCAGAGTTTAGAAATAGGCTAGATAAAATAGTTACATTTAATTATATAAATGAAGAAATGGCAATAAACATAATTAAAAAAGAAATAAATAAGTTTAAAGAAAAATTACTAAATAAAAATGTAATAATGAGCTTTAATGATGAGTGTATAAGTTATTTATCAGAAAAAGGAATATCACGAGAATTTGGAGCAAGAGAAATACTAAGAATAATAAATTCAAGTTTAAAACCATTGTTAATAGATGAAATTCTTTTTGGAGATTTATCTAAAGGTGGGAAATGTAATATTACTATAGAGAATGGCAAATTTAAACTGGTTATTATGTAA
- a CDS encoding ATP-dependent Clp protease adaptor ClpS produces METNIGIKEKNKVKIKEPKNFRVVMHNDDFTTMEFVIAILMDIFNKDIKEANKIMLDVHKKGNGVAGIYPYDIAFSKVSKAMNLAREEGFPFKLTVEEE; encoded by the coding sequence TTGGAAACTAATATAGGAATAAAAGAAAAAAACAAAGTAAAAATAAAAGAACCTAAAAATTTTAGAGTAGTTATGCATAATGATGATTTTACAACTATGGAGTTTGTAATAGCTATACTTATGGATATATTTAATAAAGATATTAAAGAAGCTAATAAGATTATGTTAGATGTTCATAAAAAGGGAAATGGAGTAGCTGGTATTTACCCTTATGACATAGCTTTCTCTAAAGTTTCTAAAGCAATGAATTTGGCTAGAGAAGAAGGTTTTCCATTTAAATTGACTGTGGAGGAAGAATAA
- a CDS encoding IS1182 family transposase, with product MQLKNILQQNYTVNRKFYQLKLPFDIDCIIPENDSVRLLSQFVEETDLTDLYSTYSKIRENQVSPTNMLKIVLYGYMNGFYSSRDIETACLRDINFMFLLEGASAPDHSTFARFRSLHFAPCAEKILAEMSNFLYEIGEISGRSIFIDGTKIEAYANKYTFIWKKAVTKNMAKLLTKIADLVKECEELYGIKLIYKNKVQMRHVKKLKKRLYELKKIETIEFVHGCGKRKSPLQKSIEKLEEYLSKFKEYNQKVYTCGERNSYSKTDNDATFMRMKEDAMKNGQLKPAYNVQHGVDAEYISWLTVGPQPTDTTTLIPFLKSMEWHLNFKYSKIVADAGYESEENYSFIEDNNQIAFIKPSNYEISKTRKYKNDIGRIENMDYDAENDLFICQNGKTLKVNGIKFKKSKTGYESEKTIYSCEDCSNCSFKSKCIKGNNSKIPLGERTKKLETSKKFNRQRKEDLERIITDEGILLRMNRSIQAEGSFAQVKHDMNFRRFMCRGQKNVLAESILIAMAHNVNKLHNKIQSNRTGKHLFELKEAL from the coding sequence ATGCAACTAAAAAATATTTTACAACAAAATTATACTGTAAATCGAAAGTTTTATCAATTAAAACTTCCTTTTGATATAGATTGCATAATTCCAGAAAATGATTCGGTGAGATTACTAAGTCAGTTTGTAGAGGAGACGGATTTAACTGACCTATATTCTACTTATTCTAAAATAAGAGAAAATCAAGTATCGCCAACGAACATGTTAAAGATTGTGCTTTATGGATATATGAATGGTTTCTATTCTTCACGAGATATAGAAACAGCATGTCTTAGAGATATAAATTTTATGTTTTTACTCGAAGGGGCATCTGCTCCGGATCACTCAACATTTGCAAGATTTAGAAGTTTACATTTTGCTCCATGTGCTGAAAAGATATTGGCTGAAATGTCTAATTTTCTTTATGAGATTGGAGAAATATCAGGCAGATCAATATTTATTGATGGTACTAAAATAGAAGCTTATGCAAATAAATATACATTCATTTGGAAAAAAGCTGTGACAAAAAACATGGCTAAATTATTAACAAAAATAGCCGACCTTGTAAAAGAATGCGAAGAACTTTATGGTATTAAATTGATTTATAAAAATAAAGTTCAAATGAGGCACGTAAAAAAGCTAAAGAAAAGGCTTTATGAATTAAAGAAAATTGAAACTATTGAATTCGTCCACGGATGTGGTAAAAGAAAATCACCACTTCAAAAATCTATAGAGAAGCTTGAAGAGTATCTTTCAAAATTCAAAGAATATAACCAAAAAGTATACACCTGCGGAGAAAGAAATAGTTATTCAAAAACAGATAATGACGCTACTTTTATGAGAATGAAAGAAGATGCTATGAAAAATGGTCAACTTAAACCTGCTTATAATGTACAACACGGTGTTGATGCAGAATATATTTCGTGGCTTACTGTGGGACCACAGCCAACAGATACTACTACATTAATACCCTTTTTAAAAAGTATGGAATGGCATCTAAATTTTAAATATTCAAAAATAGTTGCTGATGCTGGCTATGAAAGTGAAGAGAATTACTCATTTATTGAGGATAATAATCAAATAGCATTTATTAAACCTTCTAATTATGAAATATCAAAGACAAGAAAGTATAAGAATGATATTGGCAGAATAGAAAATATGGATTATGACGCTGAGAATGATTTATTTATTTGCCAGAATGGTAAGACTCTAAAAGTCAATGGTATAAAGTTCAAGAAATCTAAAACAGGATATGAAAGTGAAAAAACAATTTATTCATGTGAGGACTGTAGTAATTGTAGCTTTAAGAGTAAATGTATTAAAGGAAATAATTCTAAAATTCCATTGGGGGAAAGAACTAAGAAACTTGAAACTTCAAAAAAGTTTAATCGTCAAAGAAAAGAAGATTTAGAAAGAATTATTACTGATGAAGGCATCTTACTTAGAATGAATAGAAGTATTCAAGCAGAAGGCTCTTTTGCACAAGTAAAACATGATATGAATTTCAGAAGATTTATGTGTCGTGGTCAAAAGAATGTTTTAGCAGAAAGCATCCTAATTGCTATGGCTCATAATGTTAATAAATTACATAACAAAATACAATCTAACCGAACTGGTAAGCATTTATTTGAGCTAAAAGAAGCTTTATAG
- a CDS encoding sugar O-acetyltransferase, with the protein MTEKEKMIKGELYLPFDEELFNERQYAKEIIFKYNSLEPKAVEERNELLKELFGSIEKGFFIEPPFRCDYGYNIHWGENSYANYNCTILDCAEVKIGKNVLIGPNVNIFTVGHPIDTELRVKGFEYAYPIEIGDNVWIGGGVTINPGVKIGANTTIGSGSVVTKDIRSGVIAVGNPCKVIKEIKNK; encoded by the coding sequence ATGACAGAAAAGGAAAAGATGATAAAAGGAGAACTATATCTTCCTTTTGATGAGGAATTGTTTAATGAAAGGCAATATGCCAAGGAAATTATATTTAAGTATAATTCATTAGAACCAAAGGCAGTAGAAGAAAGAAATGAACTTTTAAAAGAGCTTTTTGGTTCAATAGAAAAAGGATTTTTTATAGAACCGCCATTTAGATGTGATTATGGTTATAATATACACTGGGGAGAAAATTCTTATGCTAATTATAATTGTACAATTTTAGATTGTGCAGAAGTTAAAATAGGTAAGAATGTTTTAATAGGACCGAATGTAAATATATTTACGGTAGGACATCCAATAGATACAGAACTAAGAGTAAAAGGATTTGAATATGCATATCCAATTGAAATTGGAGATAATGTATGGATTGGTGGCGGAGTTACTATTAATCCAGGAGTTAAAATAGGTGCCAATACTACAATAGGTTCAGGAAGTGTAGTAACTAAGGATATAAGATCAGGAGTTATAGCAGTAGGGAACCCTTGTAAGGTTATAAAGGAAATTAAAAATAAATAA